One Brassica napus cultivar Da-Ae chromosome C4, Da-Ae, whole genome shotgun sequence genomic region harbors:
- the LOC106420740 gene encoding bZIP transcription factor 29-like, with amino-acid sequence MDGHADIPPSYSGLSQYPRANPFGDESSNRATMPPPSGSSLPPFPLRLRIPPTGQPFQFGSQNFIPGSSPSQSMLSQVPHTMLDSSSIGSGSSQPSSVFSGLFNADQLSKIAASNELKEMAESDPKHLKIALSNRESAARSKEKKALHESELEDKVETLETQIDILTAELKLEKRERMTADDECVQFRIRLHAGEAHARLREDLIEQLNGEVRRLTEEASGQREEMSRLREEVSEYRRRESERMNANMLEQLNINQHFQEKPQQTKYNFE; translated from the exons ATGGATGGTCACGCCGATATTCCTCCTTCATACTCCGGTCTCAGCCAATACCCGAGGGCTAACCCTTTTGGTGACGAGAGTTCCAACAGAGCAACCATGCCGCCGCCTAGCGGAAGCTCACTTCCACCCTTTCCACTGCGTCTCCGGATCCCACCGACAGGTCAGCCATTCCAGTTCGGGTCGCAGAATTTCATCCCGGGATCAAGCCCCTCGCAGTCGATGTTATCTCAGGTTCCACACACGATGCTCGACTCCTCCTCAATAGGCTCAGGGAGTAGTCAGCCGTCGTCTGTCTTCTCAGGCCTGTTTAATGCAGATCAACTGAGTAAGATTGCCGCCTCTAACGAACTGAAAGAGATGGCAGAATCTGATCCTAAGCATCTCAAAAT AGCCTTGTCGAACCGGGAATCAGCTGCACGTTCAAAGGAGAAGAAGGCGCTGCATGAGTCCGAGTTGGAAGACAAAGTCGAGACACTTGAGACTCAGATTGATATATTGACTGCCGAGCTCAAGCTTGAGAAG AGAGAAAGAATGACGGCGGATGACGAGTGCGTGCAATTTAGGATTCGTCTTCATGCAGGGGAGGCGCATGCACGACTTCGTGAAG ACTTGATCGAACAATTGAATGGAGAAGTTCGTCGGCTAACAGAAGAGGCGAGTGGGCAGAGGGAAGAGATGAGTAGGCTAAGAGAAGAGGTGAGCGAATACCGGAGGAGGGAAAGTGAGAGAATGAACGCAAACATGTTGGAGCAACTCAACATCAACCAGCATTTTCAAGAGAAGCCGCAGCAgacaaaatataatttcgaaTGA